TGGCACCCAAGCGTGTGTCGTCCTCGATCCTGATTTCAACTGGCGCTGCCATTGTCACGGTGTCGCTTGTGATCGGTTGGGTGAACCAACTTTACTGAACAGTCCTACGGACGTGAGAGGAGAACATGATGAAAACGGTTTCGGAAAATACCTGTTTTGGCGGCACGCAGGGCGTCTATACCCACGCCTCCGAGGTGTGTGGCGTTGACATGACCTTTGGCCTCTTCCTGCCGGCTGAGGCGCAGGATGGGCCGGTGCCGGTGCTGTGGTATCTCTCGGGCCTGACCTGCACCCATGAGAATGCCATGGTCAAGGCCGGCGCACAGGGTTGGGCGGCAGAGCAGGGCATCGCACTCGTGTTTCCGGATACAAGCCCGCGCGGCGAGGGTGTGGCCAATGATGACGCCTATGATCTGGGGCAGGGGGCCGGGTTCTATGTGAATGCCACGCAATCCCCTTGGGCGCCGCATTTCCGGATGTGGGATTATATCGCAACCGAATTGCCAGCGTTGATCGGTGAGACTTTTGCCGTGGACATGGACCGTCAGGCCATTACCGGGCATTCGATGGGCGGGCATGGCGCGCTCACGCTGGCGATGTCACTGCCGGGGCGGTTCCGGTCCGTGTCGGCCTTTTCCCCCATTTGCAATCCCACCAACAGCGATTGGGGTCGCAAGCAATTCACGGCCTATCTGGGCGCAGACGAAGCCGCCTGGGCAGCGCATGATGCCAGCCTGCTGATGGCAGAGCGTGGATTTGATGGGCCGGTTCTGGTGGATACCGGCACCAAGGACCAATTCCTTGACCTGCTGCGCCCCGAAACGCTGGCCCATGCCATGACCGCCCGCCGCCAAGAGGGCACCTTCCGGATGCAAAAGGGCTATGACCACAGCTATTTCTTCATCTCGACCTTCATGGAGGATCACGTGACCTTCCATGCCGAGGCGCTCTATGCGGATTAAGACATGAGCCATTATGATCTGATCATCGTTGGCTCGGGTCCTGCGGGGCGCGCCGCCGCCATTCAGGCGGGCAAGCTCAAGCGTCGCGTGTTGGTGATTGACCGCAAGGATCGGTTGGGCGGCGTGTCGGTGCATACCGGCACGATCCCGTCCAAGACGCTGCGCGAGACGGTGCTCAACCTGTCGGGTTGGCGTGAGCGCAGCTTTTATGGCCGCGCTTACCGGGTCAAGGACAACATCGGTGCCGAGGATCTCAAGGCGCGGCTGCACATGACCTTGGATCACGAGGTTGATGTTCTGGAACATCAGTTCAACCGCAACCACGTGGATACGCTGCATGGCATGGCGCGCTTTGTTGATGCCTATACCATCGAGGTTGCAACCGAGGCGGGCGATGTCACGCGCCTGACTGCTGACCGCTTTCTGATCTCGACCGGGACCAAGACCCATCGCCCCGACACTGTGCCCTTTAACGGGCGCACCGTTGTGGACAGCGATGAGTTTCTTGAGCTTGCCCGGATTCCGCGCAGTCTGATCGTGGTGGGCGCGGGCGTGATCGGGGTGGAATATGCCACGATGTTTTCCGCGCTCGACGTGCGTGTGACCTTGATCGAGCCACGCGATACATTTCTCGATTTCATCGACAGGATGCTCATTCAGGATTTCACCCATCAAATCCGCGAGAATGGCGTTGATCTGCGGCTGGGGTCCGCGATCGAGCGGATCGAGGACGCGGGCGAGCATATCGAGGTGAGCCTTGCCAATGGTCGCCACGTGCGCGCCGAAATGCTGCTCTTTGCTGCGGGGCGGATGGGGGCCACTTCGGCGCTCAATCTGGCGGCGGCGGGGCTGACGACGGATCATCGCAACCGTATTGAAGTTAATCGCAAGACCTATCAAACGGCTGTGCCGCATATCTATGCTGCGGGTGATGTGATCGGGCATCCAAGCCTTGCCTCGACCTCTGTGCAACAAGGGCGCGTTGCGGCCTGTCATGCGCTCGACATCCCGACCCTGCCTGAAAGCCCGTGGTTTCCATATGGCATCTATTCCGTGCCAGAAATTTCCACCTGCGGCATGTCGGAAGAGGAAATGCAGACGCGCGGTATCCCCTATGAGGTGGGCGTTGCACGGTTCCGCGAAACCAGCCGCGGGCATATCATGGGGCTGGAACATGGCATGCTGAAAATGCTGTTTTCGCTCAAGACGCGTCGGGTTCTGGGCGTGCAGATTGTAGGCGAGGGGGCAACGGAACTCATCCACATTGCGCAGGCGGTTTTGAACCTCAAAGGCACGGTGGATTATTTCGTGCAGAACACCTTCAACTATCCCACCTTGGCTGAGGCCTATAAAATCGCGGGGCTTGATGCCTTCAACCGGATGCCCATTCCCGAGGAATATAAGGTAAAGCGTGAGGAAGCCAACCCAGAGGCTTCCTGACGGTTTGTACGATTAAAAACGCCCCCCTGATCACTCAGAGGGGCGTTTTCACGGTCAATGAACCACAGCGTCCTGCGGGGGCTCTTGTGTCGTGCTGCCAACCCGGTTTCCGATGATCAACCCTTCGGGGCCTGCTGTAACCGGCACCACCGCCCCATCGAGGATTTCCCCGGACAAGAGCGCCTCTGCCAGAGGGTCTTGCAACGCGCGCTGGATCACCCGCTTGAGCGGACGCGCGCCGTAGACCGGATCATAGCCTTCATCCGCCAGCCATTTATGGGCCGCGTCATCCAGTTCCAATTGGATCTTGCGGGCTGCCAGCCGCTTGAGCAGGCGTGCCATCTGGATATCGACGATGCCATCCATCTGTGGCCGCGTGAGGCGGTCAAACACCACGATCTCATCCAGCCGGTTCAGGAACTCGGGCCGGAAATGCGACCGCACCGCGTCCATCACATCGCGCTTGGCGGTCGCGGCATCGGCCCCTTCTGGCAATTGGCTCAGAGCTTGGCTTCCAAGGTTCGACGTAAGGATGATCAGCGTTTGCTTGAAATCCACGGTGCGGCCCTGACCATCGGTCAGCACACCATCATCAAGCACCTGCAAAAGCACGTTGAACACCTCGGGATGCGCCTTTTCGACCTCGTCGAACAGGACCACCTGATAAGGTCTGCGGCGCACGGCCTCGGTCAACACACCGCCCTCGTCATAGCCGACATAGCCCGGAGGCGCACCGATCAGACGCGAGACCGAATGTTTCTCCATGAACTCGCTCATGTCGATCCGGACCATGGCACTGTCGTCGTCAAATAGGAATTCTGCCACGGCCTTGGTTAATTCGGTCTTGCCCACGCCGGTTGGCCCGAGAAAGAGGAAACTGCCCAAGGGGCGCCCCTCGTCGTTCAGCCCAGCGCGCGCGCGGCGCACGGCATTGGCCACGGCCTTGACGGCGGTGTTCTGCCCGATCACGCGGCGATGCAGGTTGGCTTCCATCCCGAGCAGCTTGTCGCGCTCGCCCTCCAGCATCTTGGCTGTGGGAATGCCGGTCCAGCGTTCCACCACCTGCGCGATTTGCTCGGGGCGCACGGCCTCTTCGACCATGACGCCATCATCGCCTTGGGTTTCGGCCTCGGCCAGCTTTTTCTCCAGCCCCGGAATGACACCATAGCTCAGCTCACCGGCACGCGCGAGATTGCCCTCGCGCTTGGCGATGTCCAGCTCGGCGCGCGCGCGGTCAAGCTGTTCTTTGAGGTCGCGCGCACCGGCCAGCTTGTCGCGCTCAGCCTGCCATTTGGCGGTCATCTCGGATGAGCGCTGTTGCAGATCGCCCAGCTCCCTTTCCAGCTTTTCCAGCCGATCCTTGCTGGCGGCGTCGTCCTCTTTCTTGAGCGCTTCGGCCTCGATCTGCTTTTGCAGGATTTCGCGGTCAAGCGCGTCCAACTCTTCGGGCTTGCTGTCCACTTCCATACGCAGCCGACTTGCGGCCTCGTCCATCAGGTCGATGGCCTTGTCGGGCAAGAACCGGTCGGTAATGTAGCGATGCGAGAGCGTGGCGGCGGCGACAAGCGCCGAGTCAGAGATGCGCACACCGTGATGCAGCTCATACTTTTCCTTGATGCCGCGCAGGATCGAAATCGTATCCTCGACCGTTGGCTCCTCGACCACCAGCGGTTGGAACCGGCGGGCAAGGGCCGCATCCTTTTCTACATGCTTGCGATATTCATCGAGCGTCGTTGCCCCGATACAGTGCAATTCACCACGCGCGAGGGCGGGCTTGATCAGGTTTGCGGCATCCATCGCGCCATCGGCCTTGCCGGCACCGACCAGCGTGTGCATCTCGTCGATGAATAGGATGATTTCGCCTGCGGCCTGCGTCACCTCGTTCAGCACGCCCTTGAGCCGCTCTTCGAACTCGCCGCGATATTTCGCCCCGGCAATCAGCGCGCCCATATCAAGCGACAAGAGCCGCTTGTTGCGCAGAGATTCCGGCACGTCGCCATTGACGATGCGCAGGGCAAGCCCCTCAGCGATGGCGGTTTTACCCACCCCCGGTTCCCCGATCAAAACGGGGTTGTTCTTGGTGCGACGGCTGAGCACCTGCATCGCGCGGCGGATTTCATCGTCGCGACCGATGATAGGGTCAATCTTGCCCTCGCGCGCTGCTTTGGTCAGGTCACGGGCGTATTTCTCGAGCGCCTCGTAGGTGTCCTCTGCCGATGCGGAATCTGCCGTGCGCCCCTTGCGGATATCATTGATCGCTTCGTTGAGCTTTTGCGCCGAGACAGCCCCTGCCTCTAGCGCATCCTTGGCTGGGGATTTCACCAGGGCCAGCGCGGTCAGGATGCGTTCCACGGGAACAAAGCTGTCGCCCGCCTTTTGTGCCAGTTTCTCGGCCTCGGCCAAAACCTTGCCGGTCTGCTGATCCATATAGGTTTGCCCTGCATCGCCCGAGACACGCGGAATCTTGGCCAGAGCGATGTCATTCGCTTGCGTCACGCGTTCGGGCGCGCCACCGGCGCGTTTGATCAGGTTGCTGGCCAGCCCCTCGGGGTCGTCAAGCAAGGCTTTCAGGATATGTTCTGGGGATAGTTTCTGATGGCTTTCGCGCATCGCGATGGTCTGGGCGGCCTGAATGAAACCACGCGACCGTTCCGTGAACTTGTTGAAGTCCATGGGCTTTCTCCTTTTGACAAGCGTTCCCCCGGTGGCGCACCCAGCATTAGGCATGCGGCGGTCGGGGACCTCTCACCATAAATGGGTAACAGTGCCGTGAGGTTCAAGACGGATCGCGCCGGAATCGCGTGAGCGGCACTTTTTCGTGAGAGGGACTTGGCAGGACCTGCTGCAATACCGATCTGTCGCAGAGTTATCCACAGGGCTATGTCGCCCTATAAAGAGGATAGAAGCCATGACAGAGCAGGCAGTGAGACTGGAAGCGATCGGATACAATCCCGAATGGTCCGCCTTTTTC
The nucleotide sequence above comes from Roseovarius mucosus. Encoded proteins:
- the fghA gene encoding S-formylglutathione hydrolase, giving the protein MKTVSENTCFGGTQGVYTHASEVCGVDMTFGLFLPAEAQDGPVPVLWYLSGLTCTHENAMVKAGAQGWAAEQGIALVFPDTSPRGEGVANDDAYDLGQGAGFYVNATQSPWAPHFRMWDYIATELPALIGETFAVDMDRQAITGHSMGGHGALTLAMSLPGRFRSVSAFSPICNPTNSDWGRKQFTAYLGADEAAWAAHDASLLMAERGFDGPVLVDTGTKDQFLDLLRPETLAHAMTARRQEGTFRMQKGYDHSYFFISTFMEDHVTFHAEALYAD
- the sthA gene encoding Si-specific NAD(P)(+) transhydrogenase encodes the protein MSHYDLIIVGSGPAGRAAAIQAGKLKRRVLVIDRKDRLGGVSVHTGTIPSKTLRETVLNLSGWRERSFYGRAYRVKDNIGAEDLKARLHMTLDHEVDVLEHQFNRNHVDTLHGMARFVDAYTIEVATEAGDVTRLTADRFLISTGTKTHRPDTVPFNGRTVVDSDEFLELARIPRSLIVVGAGVIGVEYATMFSALDVRVTLIEPRDTFLDFIDRMLIQDFTHQIRENGVDLRLGSAIERIEDAGEHIEVSLANGRHVRAEMLLFAAGRMGATSALNLAAAGLTTDHRNRIEVNRKTYQTAVPHIYAAGDVIGHPSLASTSVQQGRVAACHALDIPTLPESPWFPYGIYSVPEISTCGMSEEEMQTRGIPYEVGVARFRETSRGHIMGLEHGMLKMLFSLKTRRVLGVQIVGEGATELIHIAQAVLNLKGTVDYFVQNTFNYPTLAEAYKIAGLDAFNRMPIPEEYKVKREEANPEAS
- the clpB gene encoding ATP-dependent chaperone ClpB: MDFNKFTERSRGFIQAAQTIAMRESHQKLSPEHILKALLDDPEGLASNLIKRAGGAPERVTQANDIALAKIPRVSGDAGQTYMDQQTGKVLAEAEKLAQKAGDSFVPVERILTALALVKSPAKDALEAGAVSAQKLNEAINDIRKGRTADSASAEDTYEALEKYARDLTKAAREGKIDPIIGRDDEIRRAMQVLSRRTKNNPVLIGEPGVGKTAIAEGLALRIVNGDVPESLRNKRLLSLDMGALIAGAKYRGEFEERLKGVLNEVTQAAGEIILFIDEMHTLVGAGKADGAMDAANLIKPALARGELHCIGATTLDEYRKHVEKDAALARRFQPLVVEEPTVEDTISILRGIKEKYELHHGVRISDSALVAAATLSHRYITDRFLPDKAIDLMDEAASRLRMEVDSKPEELDALDREILQKQIEAEALKKEDDAASKDRLEKLERELGDLQQRSSEMTAKWQAERDKLAGARDLKEQLDRARAELDIAKREGNLARAGELSYGVIPGLEKKLAEAETQGDDGVMVEEAVRPEQIAQVVERWTGIPTAKMLEGERDKLLGMEANLHRRVIGQNTAVKAVANAVRRARAGLNDEGRPLGSFLFLGPTGVGKTELTKAVAEFLFDDDSAMVRIDMSEFMEKHSVSRLIGAPPGYVGYDEGGVLTEAVRRRPYQVVLFDEVEKAHPEVFNVLLQVLDDGVLTDGQGRTVDFKQTLIILTSNLGSQALSQLPEGADAATAKRDVMDAVRSHFRPEFLNRLDEIVVFDRLTRPQMDGIVDIQMARLLKRLAARKIQLELDDAAHKWLADEGYDPVYGARPLKRVIQRALQDPLAEALLSGEILDGAVVPVTAGPEGLIIGNRVGSTTQEPPQDAVVH